From the Candidatus Krumholzibacteriota bacterium genome, one window contains:
- a CDS encoding cation diffusion facilitator family transporter gives MAHDHTNNHSQPGAKDFGRAFVFGILLNVVYIGLEVFYGIMIDSLALIADAGHNLSDVLGLVIAWAASCLVKKSATEKYTYGYKKSSVLAAFLNALILLVAIGVIIREAIGRFSQPAAIDGEIMMIVAGIGVLINAATAFLFFSGRKKDLNIKGAFLHMAADAGISLGVVIVGLVLTFTNLYWLDPVVSIVIALVIFWGTWGLLKDSVSLSLDAVPQHIDKSAVEQYLTELPEIKRYHDLHIWAMSTTETALTVHAVIVDQCARNKLIEKISHDLQHKYKISHTTIQIEDDGDADCRQNQI, from the coding sequence ATGGCGCACGATCACACAAATAATCACTCTCAACCCGGAGCAAAGGATTTCGGCAGAGCCTTTGTTTTCGGGATTCTTTTAAACGTCGTTTATATTGGTTTAGAAGTCTTTTACGGCATCATGATCGATTCGCTCGCTCTTATTGCGGATGCCGGTCATAATTTAAGCGATGTTCTAGGACTCGTAATAGCATGGGCGGCAAGTTGCCTGGTCAAAAAATCAGCTACGGAAAAATATACATACGGATATAAAAAGTCATCCGTATTGGCTGCTTTCTTGAATGCGCTTATATTGCTTGTTGCTATTGGCGTTATCATCCGTGAGGCGATTGGGCGCTTTTCCCAGCCGGCTGCCATTGACGGCGAAATTATGATGATCGTGGCCGGCATCGGCGTTCTGATCAATGCGGCCACGGCCTTTCTGTTCTTTTCGGGCCGAAAAAAAGACCTGAATATAAAAGGCGCCTTTCTGCACATGGCCGCGGACGCCGGAATTTCATTGGGCGTCGTAATTGTCGGACTTGTTCTTACTTTTACCAACTTGTATTGGTTAGACCCGGTTGTCAGTATCGTTATCGCGCTGGTTATTTTTTGGGGAACCTGGGGTTTGCTCAAGGACTCGGTAAGTCTTTCGCTGGACGCGGTACCGCAGCATATCGACAAAAGCGCTGTTGAGCAATATCTGACAGAACTGCCGGAGATAAAAAGATATCATGATTTGCACATCTGGGCCATGAGCACCACCGAAACGGCGCTAACGGTGCATGCCGTCATTGTTGATCAATGCGCAAGAAATAAACTTATTGAAAAAATCAGCCACGATTTGCAGCACAAGTACAAAATCAGCCATACTACAATTCAGATTGAAGACGATGGGGATGCAGATTGCCGCCAGAATCAAATTTGA
- a CDS encoding C-GCAxxG-C-C family protein, with product MKESEIPEVRKSAEDLFASGLFCAESVVLAIAKAQGVDSEFLPRAATAFCSGMSRTCGICGALTGAVMGVSLSFGRSSEKDSAQPSYTAAQQLIAGFEKEFGSRDCKVLLGGCDLSTPEGQTMFKEQKLGRRCLQITGKAAEIAASVIAGNNG from the coding sequence ATGAAAGAATCAGAAATACCTGAAGTTCGAAAGTCAGCCGAAGATTTATTTGCGTCCGGCTTATTCTGCGCAGAGAGTGTCGTCCTCGCCATCGCAAAGGCCCAAGGAGTCGATTCCGAGTTTCTTCCCAGAGCAGCGACTGCTTTCTGTAGCGGTATGTCACGCACATGCGGGATTTGCGGTGCTCTCACCGGCGCGGTCATGGGGGTAAGCTTATCATTTGGCCGCTCGAGCGAAAAGGATTCAGCTCAGCCTTCATACACCGCGGCTCAGCAACTCATTGCTGGCTTTGAAAAAGAATTTGGCAGCCGCGATTGTAAGGTGTTGTTGGGTGGCTGTGATCTGAGCACGCCTGAAGGACAAACCATGTTCAAAGAACAGAAGCTTGGCCGGCGATGTTTGCAGATAACCGGCAAGGCGGCTGAAATTGCAGCTAGTGTTATAGCCGGAAATAATGGCTAA
- a CDS encoding NADP-dependent glyceraldehyde-3-phosphate dehydrogenase, which produces MTKSIFPEENGIPAKYKILARIDQCHYLCDGEIREWTGPRQEVLSPICLSGPNETVQKTIGSYPLLDEQSSLETLDAACTAYGQGRGTWPTMSVEERIGHVESFIYRMKEKRDEVVRLLMWEIAKTLPDAEKEFDRTVDYIRDTIYALKDLDRISSRFTIEQGVIGQIRRAPLGVVLCMGPFNYPLNETFTTLIPALIMGNTVIFKPPKLGVLLHQPLLEAFRDSFPKGVVNTVYGEGQKVIGPLMKSGKIDVLAFIGSSRVADILKQQHPKPHRLRCVLGLEAKNAGIVLKDADLEYTVKECVLGALSYNGQRCTALKILFVHRDIVNDFLARVADAVRKLKGGMPWETGVSITPLPEPDKTGYMTELIEDACAKGASVINESERRIDHTFMSPAIVYPVKPGMRLYSEEQFGPVVPIAVFDDISEPMNYIIQSNYGQQVSLFGSNPVTIANLIDPLVNQVCRVNINSQCQRGPDTFPFTGRKDSAEGTLSVSDALKVFTIRTLVAAKETHTNQQIITSIVKERSSRFLSTDFIL; this is translated from the coding sequence ATGACTAAATCAATCTTCCCTGAGGAAAACGGTATTCCGGCTAAATACAAGATTCTTGCGCGGATCGACCAGTGTCACTATCTCTGTGATGGAGAAATTAGAGAATGGACCGGTCCCAGACAGGAGGTCTTATCTCCGATCTGTTTATCAGGTCCGAATGAAACCGTACAGAAAACCATAGGTAGTTACCCACTCCTGGACGAGCAGAGTTCTCTAGAGACTTTAGATGCTGCTTGTACAGCGTATGGTCAAGGACGCGGAACATGGCCAACAATGTCTGTTGAGGAACGTATCGGGCACGTGGAGTCATTCATCTACCGCATGAAAGAAAAACGTGATGAAGTCGTGAGACTTCTGATGTGGGAAATTGCTAAAACGCTTCCAGACGCAGAGAAGGAATTTGACAGAACTGTCGATTACATTCGAGACACCATTTATGCGTTGAAAGATCTGGATCGGATATCATCGCGTTTTACCATTGAACAGGGAGTGATTGGGCAGATTCGCCGAGCTCCGCTGGGGGTGGTTCTCTGCATGGGGCCGTTTAACTATCCGCTCAACGAAACTTTTACCACTTTAATTCCCGCGCTAATCATGGGCAACACGGTGATCTTCAAGCCGCCAAAACTAGGCGTGTTATTACATCAACCACTTCTTGAGGCGTTTCGAGATTCCTTCCCGAAAGGAGTTGTCAACACGGTTTACGGAGAAGGGCAGAAAGTCATCGGTCCACTGATGAAGTCCGGAAAAATAGATGTACTGGCATTCATTGGCAGTAGCCGGGTTGCTGATATCCTGAAGCAACAGCACCCAAAACCCCATCGTCTGAGGTGCGTTCTTGGGTTGGAAGCCAAGAATGCGGGCATTGTCCTCAAGGATGCAGATTTGGAATACACCGTAAAAGAATGCGTTCTCGGAGCGCTCTCGTACAACGGCCAAAGATGTACAGCTCTCAAGATACTGTTTGTTCATCGAGATATCGTGAATGACTTCCTCGCGCGGGTCGCAGATGCTGTCAGAAAACTCAAGGGAGGGATGCCGTGGGAGACAGGGGTCTCCATAACTCCGTTGCCGGAGCCAGACAAGACAGGTTATATGACAGAACTAATCGAAGACGCCTGTGCCAAAGGAGCGAGTGTGATAAATGAGAGCGAAAGGCGCATCGACCATACCTTCATGTCGCCCGCAATCGTGTATCCTGTCAAACCTGGAATGAGACTCTATTCAGAGGAACAGTTTGGTCCGGTTGTCCCAATTGCGGTTTTTGATGACATTTCGGAACCCATGAACTACATCATACAATCGAATTACGGACAGCAGGTCAGTTTGTTCGGGAGCAATCCGGTGACAATTGCTAACCTGATTGATCCTCTTGTTAATCAAGTTTGCCGGGTCAATATCAACAGCCAGTGTCAGCGTGGGCCAGATACATTTCCATTCACTGGTCGAAAAGATTCTGCTGAAGGCACACTCTCTGTATCGGATGCTTTGAAGGTATTTACGATCCGGACCCTTGTTGCAGCCAAAGAGACGCATACAAACCAACAAATCATAACATCGATTGTCAAAGAAAGAAGCTCACGGTTTCTTTCAACAGATTTTATCTTGTAA
- a CDS encoding methyltransferase domain-containing protein yields the protein MKRLISRILPASLKHKIRQSSFSKHRQANQLASSSKRIDICAAQFAHILHLSKYPSLEGKVCAEIGAGWVLSHTLVCYLLGAKRIIATDIKPNAYPESLSLSLKGAISSIPRDILAPFSDHSLIRERYNRLLSVTRFDLDKLKDFGIEYKSPVDLAVEKLNTSVDFIYSNAVLEHVPSDDVSALLNNLVNSLNPDGRMIHCIHLEDHKDINGYPFEFLTIPRIEYTRKLQSDRGNRIRLSEWQNLFGNLTGWKSDFIYRYSRIDEPLPDSIDPSISYSDEADLRTSHIGVYTRKE from the coding sequence ATGAAACGACTAATATCACGAATACTACCGGCTTCACTCAAGCATAAGATTAGACAATCATCTTTCTCAAAACATAGACAAGCCAACCAGTTAGCATCATCTTCAAAACGAATAGATATATGTGCTGCTCAGTTTGCACACATTCTTCATTTGTCGAAGTATCCTTCTCTTGAAGGTAAGGTATGCGCGGAAATCGGAGCAGGCTGGGTTCTGAGTCATACGCTTGTATGTTACTTGCTGGGGGCAAAAAGAATAATTGCGACGGATATAAAACCTAATGCATATCCCGAGAGTTTATCATTATCACTAAAAGGAGCCATCAGCTCTATCCCCCGCGATATTCTAGCACCATTCTCTGACCATTCTCTCATCAGAGAACGTTATAATAGGCTGCTATCGGTTACACGCTTTGACCTCGACAAACTCAAAGATTTTGGAATTGAGTACAAAAGCCCAGTAGATTTAGCTGTAGAAAAGCTGAATACATCCGTTGATTTTATCTACTCCAATGCAGTATTAGAACATGTCCCTAGTGACGACGTTTCGGCATTACTAAACAATCTTGTGAACAGCCTCAATCCAGACGGCAGGATGATTCACTGTATTCATCTGGAGGATCACAAAGATATAAACGGATATCCCTTCGAATTTCTAACCATTCCAAGGATTGAATACACACGAAAACTCCAATCTGATCGAGGCAATAGAATTAGGCTCAGTGAATGGCAAAATCTTTTTGGTAATCTAACAGGCTGGAAATCTGACTTCATCTACAGATATTCTCGGATAGACGAACCTCTTCCCGACTCAATCGATCCATCCATTTCCTATTCTGATGAAGCTGATTTACGCACCAGTCATATTGGGGTGTACACTCGAAAAGAATAA
- a CDS encoding HAD family phosphatase has product MEKLQILESLLDNKSAVVFDFDNIIVDSEPYHMKAYEKAFASEGHKIDPEEYWLEWTFKGGGAEGEISRHNLKFDPDYIRSKKDPVYSGFCKNGSIRILPAALRIIEILKENDFSLAIASGSYQHDILSIIEAKGIGHNFEAVIGKDMVSETKPHPATYLKASSELGARPYECLAIEDAQKGITSAHEAGMKVIAVETKVTKGFNLEEGDLVVSELEELQRLLENLFSSK; this is encoded by the coding sequence TTGGAAAAATTACAAATTCTCGAAAGTCTGCTTGACAATAAATCCGCCGTGGTTTTCGATTTTGATAATATAATAGTCGATTCCGAACCATATCACATGAAAGCTTATGAAAAAGCCTTCGCCTCTGAAGGACACAAAATAGACCCGGAGGAATACTGGTTAGAATGGACTTTCAAGGGAGGCGGAGCTGAAGGAGAAATCTCGAGACACAATCTCAAGTTCGATCCGGATTATATAAGAAGCAAAAAGGATCCTGTTTATTCCGGCTTCTGCAAAAATGGAAGCATTAGAATATTACCGGCCGCGTTAAGAATAATAGAGATTTTAAAGGAGAATGATTTTTCCCTCGCGATAGCCTCCGGATCTTACCAGCACGACATCCTTTCTATTATAGAAGCAAAGGGAATAGGCCATAATTTCGAGGCTGTTATAGGAAAAGATATGGTCTCTGAGACAAAGCCCCATCCAGCAACATATTTGAAGGCTTCTTCAGAACTTGGAGCGCGGCCGTACGAGTGTCTTGCTATCGAAGACGCTCAGAAAGGGATAACAAGCGCTCACGAAGCCGGGATGAAAGTAATAGCTGTAGAGACAAAAGTTACAAAAGGGTTTAATCTCGAAGAAGGCGATCTTGTTGTATCTGAACTGGAGGAACTTCAAAGATTATTGGAAAATCTATTCTCGTCAAAATGA
- a CDS encoding protein phosphatase 2C domain-containing protein, translating into MKTFVKRGRSYILAAATDKGKVKEENEDYFGIFQPETEKLITQRGILVVLADGMGGLFRGGRASRAMVDTMGEVYFSNKERDEIETLKAAFKAGNRRVFEQVGDGIEIKAGTTCTSAVLMEDSINIAHVGDSRAYLIDKDRIRQLTEDHSYVSAVGNSVGSRYKGSNSSRRRVMTRSVGVKKEVEIDLLKGISCGSGDTLLLCSDGLFSEITEGEIASVVRSNKPQKACPKLIKLALKAGGNDNITIVIAEKL; encoded by the coding sequence ATGAAGACCTTCGTTAAAAGAGGAAGAAGTTATATTCTGGCGGCGGCGACCGATAAAGGTAAAGTCAAAGAGGAAAATGAAGACTACTTCGGAATATTTCAGCCGGAAACTGAAAAATTAATAACCCAAAGGGGAATTCTCGTCGTTTTAGCGGACGGAATGGGAGGTTTGTTCAGGGGGGGCAGAGCAAGCCGCGCGATGGTCGATACTATGGGGGAAGTCTATTTTTCAAATAAAGAAAGAGATGAAATAGAGACCCTCAAAGCGGCTTTTAAGGCGGGAAACAGAAGAGTGTTCGAGCAGGTCGGAGATGGAATAGAAATAAAAGCGGGGACAACTTGTACCTCCGCCGTTCTCATGGAGGATTCTATAAATATCGCGCATGTTGGAGACTCCAGAGCTTACCTGATAGATAAGGATAGAATCAGACAGCTGACAGAGGATCACAGTTATGTTTCTGCCGTGGGTAATTCAGTCGGTTCAAGATATAAAGGTTCTAATTCTTCAAGAAGAAGGGTTATGACCAGATCAGTGGGTGTAAAGAAAGAAGTGGAGATAGATCTTCTTAAAGGCATCTCCTGCGGGAGCGGCGATACTCTTCTTCTTTGTTCTGATGGATTGTTTTCAGAGATTACTGAAGGAGAAATAGCGTCGGTTGTCCGTTCTAATAAACCGCAGAAGGCTTGTCCTAAATTGATAAAGCTCGCGCTCAAGGCAGGCGGCAATGATAATATTACCATTGTAATTGCTGAAAAACTCTGA
- a CDS encoding DUF302 domain-containing protein, translated as MKQTDYSFTKIVDLSYEEAIEKVTEELKKEGFGIVSEVDFKAKLKEKLDVDFKPYKILGACNPRLAYKALQAEEQIGLMLPCNVIVYENESGQAVVAAVDPVASMQAVDNPAMGEVAQTIQDRLKRVIEKV; from the coding sequence ATGAAGCAAACAGATTATAGCTTCACTAAAATTGTTGACCTGTCTTATGAAGAGGCAATTGAAAAAGTAACTGAAGAATTAAAAAAGGAAGGCTTTGGTATTGTATCTGAAGTCGATTTCAAAGCAAAGCTGAAGGAAAAGCTGGATGTGGATTTTAAGCCCTATAAGATTCTGGGCGCCTGCAATCCGCGTTTGGCTTATAAGGCGCTTCAGGCAGAAGAACAGATCGGCTTGATGCTGCCGTGCAATGTGATTGTGTATGAGAACGAGAGTGGACAGGCGGTTGTGGCGGCCGTGGATCCGGTGGCAAGCATGCAGGCTGTCGATAACCCTGCAATGGGCGAAGTTGCCCAAACTATTCAAGACAGACTGAAGAGAGTAATCGAAAAAGTATAA
- a CDS encoding vitamin B12-dependent ribonucleotide reductase — translation MSKNRKEPRIGENALRVLKKRYFQKDVDGGLKEDPRGMFERVASNIASAEDKYKGGDGPAKWKEEFYDIMASLDFLPNSPTLMNAGAKLQQLSACFVLPIDDSMQSIFETIKQTALIHKSGGGTGFSFSRIRPKNDVVNTTKGVSSGPISFMNVFDAATETVKQGGTRRGANMAILRVDHPDIVDFITAKKNNKKLNNFNISVGATERFMEAVEEDLNYDLINPHTGNVVDSIPARSVFKLIVELAWKNGEPGIVFLDRINADNPTPHVGNIESTNPCGEQPLLPHESCNLGSINLSNMVKVMEGKTRIDFDKLGEVTAKAVRFLDNVIDVNRYPLKVIGDMTLSNRKIGLGVMGFADMLIALGIPYNSEEALEVAEEVMGFIQREGRKESMNLAEERGAFPNFKGSVYDMPDSGSGKDNKSKRRPVRNATVTTIAPTGTLSIIAGCSSGVEPVFAIAYIRNVMDDDELIEVNPMFEEIAKREGFYSEDLMRKIARQGSIQNIDGIPQEWKRIFVTAHDISPEWHIRIQSAFQKYTDNAVSKTVNFSKTAEIQDVEKVYRKAYELGCKGVTIYRDGSREEQVLNIGSVNRAKEEQENEHNADISDLLTPRPRPAVTTGSTWKMTTGCGNLYVTINHDEHGPFELFSQMGKAGGCSASQSEAISRLISLSLRAGIDPKEIAKQLRGIRCPNPGWEEGGMNLSCSDAIAKALERYIQENETPVEKEAKRGSSMLFAGSCPECGGVMEHESGCAVCRECGYSKCG, via the coding sequence ATGTCGAAAAACCGTAAAGAACCCCGTATTGGTGAAAACGCGCTGCGTGTTTTAAAAAAGCGTTATTTTCAAAAAGATGTTGACGGCGGGTTGAAAGAAGACCCTCGAGGGATGTTTGAGCGCGTAGCGTCTAATATTGCCTCAGCTGAAGATAAGTATAAAGGTGGCGACGGCCCGGCCAAGTGGAAAGAAGAATTCTATGATATTATGGCATCGCTGGATTTTCTGCCCAATTCACCGACACTGATGAACGCCGGCGCTAAGCTGCAGCAGCTTTCAGCGTGCTTTGTTTTACCAATAGATGATTCCATGCAGAGTATATTTGAAACAATAAAACAAACGGCGCTTATTCACAAGAGCGGCGGAGGCACCGGATTTTCTTTTTCTAGAATAAGGCCTAAGAATGACGTGGTAAATACGACAAAGGGCGTTTCGAGCGGCCCGATATCCTTTATGAATGTTTTTGACGCTGCTACGGAAACTGTAAAACAGGGCGGGACGAGGCGCGGCGCGAATATGGCTATTCTTAGAGTTGATCATCCCGATATAGTTGATTTTATAACGGCGAAAAAGAACAACAAGAAATTAAACAACTTTAATATTTCCGTGGGCGCAACGGAGCGTTTTATGGAAGCGGTTGAAGAAGATCTTAATTATGACCTTATCAATCCTCATACGGGAAATGTTGTAGACAGCATACCCGCGCGAAGTGTATTTAAGCTGATAGTGGAGCTTGCATGGAAAAACGGCGAACCCGGGATAGTCTTTCTCGACAGGATAAACGCGGACAATCCTACACCTCATGTGGGTAATATTGAAAGCACCAATCCCTGCGGGGAACAGCCCCTTTTACCACATGAATCATGTAACCTGGGGTCAATAAATCTATCTAATATGGTAAAGGTAATGGAAGGAAAGACGCGAATAGATTTTGACAAGCTTGGAGAGGTGACCGCGAAAGCTGTTCGTTTTCTTGATAACGTTATTGACGTAAACCGTTATCCTCTGAAGGTCATAGGTGATATGACCTTGAGTAACAGAAAGATCGGCCTTGGAGTAATGGGATTCGCCGATATGCTTATTGCTCTCGGCATACCGTACAACTCTGAAGAAGCCCTGGAGGTTGCCGAGGAAGTTATGGGATTCATTCAGCGTGAGGGGCGTAAGGAGAGCATGAACCTTGCCGAAGAACGGGGCGCATTTCCTAATTTCAAGGGAAGTGTCTATGACATGCCCGATTCGGGGAGCGGGAAAGACAATAAAAGTAAGCGAAGACCGGTCCGTAACGCTACGGTTACTACGATAGCTCCGACTGGCACATTGAGTATTATAGCCGGTTGTTCAAGCGGTGTTGAACCTGTCTTCGCCATAGCCTATATCCGGAATGTAATGGATGACGATGAACTGATCGAAGTAAACCCGATGTTTGAAGAGATAGCCAAGAGAGAGGGTTTCTACAGTGAAGATCTTATGAGAAAGATCGCGAGGCAGGGTTCTATTCAGAATATTGACGGTATCCCGCAGGAATGGAAGAGGATATTTGTTACAGCTCATGATATCAGTCCTGAATGGCATATCAGGATTCAATCGGCATTTCAGAAATACACCGATAACGCGGTATCAAAGACTGTTAATTTTTCGAAAACAGCCGAAATTCAAGATGTTGAAAAGGTATACCGCAAGGCATATGAACTGGGTTGTAAAGGAGTTACCATATACCGAGACGGCAGCCGTGAAGAACAGGTTCTCAATATCGGTTCTGTTAACAGGGCTAAAGAAGAGCAGGAAAATGAGCATAATGCCGATATAAGCGATCTTCTCACACCAAGGCCCAGACCCGCGGTTACTACAGGCAGCACATGGAAGATGACAACCGGCTGCGGTAATCTTTATGTGACGATTAACCACGATGAGCATGGACCTTTCGAACTGTTCTCCCAGATGGGAAAAGCGGGCGGATGCTCGGCTTCACAGTCAGAGGCTATAAGCCGTCTTATTTCTCTGTCACTTAGAGCCGGCATCGACCCTAAGGAGATTGCCAAGCAGCTTCGGGGGATTCGTTGTCCCAATCCGGGTTGGGAAGA
- a CDS encoding GNAT family N-acetyltransferase, whose protein sequence is MKDRSSNSSSIIIREFSIEDYDSLLKLWNDSNLPYKPVGRDRRDRIERELEAANAVFLVALVGDKMAGSVFGTHDGRKGWINRLAVAPEYQQQGVARMLVERVEEILLTLGIEITACLIENWNGDSMKVFEKLGYTRHSDIVYFSKRKNPDV, encoded by the coding sequence ATGAAAGATCGATCCTCTAATTCATCAAGTATAATCATAAGAGAGTTTTCAATAGAAGACTATGATTCGCTCCTTAAGCTGTGGAATGACTCGAATCTACCCTATAAACCGGTGGGCCGGGACAGGCGTGACAGAATAGAGCGTGAGCTTGAGGCGGCAAATGCTGTTTTTCTTGTTGCTCTCGTCGGAGATAAAATGGCAGGTTCTGTTTTTGGAACCCATGATGGAAGAAAGGGATGGATAAACAGGCTTGCAGTTGCGCCTGAATATCAACAGCAGGGTGTCGCGAGAATGCTTGTCGAGAGAGTAGAAGAAATTCTTTTAACTCTTGGCATCGAAATAACAGCCTGTTTAATCGAAAACTGGAATGGGGATTCCATGAAGGTATTTGAAAAATTGGGTTACACAAGACATTCTGACATAGTCTATTTTTCGAAAAGGAAAAATCCGGATGTATAA